A window of Bradyrhizobium sp. AZCC 1719 genomic DNA:
TAGGGTTGGCTACGTTGAAAGACGCTTGCTTCGATCGGGCATTGGCCTTGCTGCGGCTTGCCTCGCATTTGCGGCGCCGGCCGCGCATGGTGAAAGTCTTCCCGATGCGCTGGCCAAGGCCTACCAAACCAATCCCGCGCTCAATGCCGAACGCGCCCGCCAGCGCGCCACCGACGAGAACGTGCCGCAGGCACTTTCGGGTTATCGACCGCAGATCGTCGCCACTCTCTCCGCCGGCTTTCAGGCGGTGCGCAACCTCTTGCCCGACAACACCGTCCAGTCGGCGAATCTGAAGCCTTGGACCATCGGCGTGACCGTGTCCCAGACGTTGTTCAACGGCTTCAGGACCGCCAACAGTGTACGCGTGGCGGAGCTGCAGGTGCAGGCGGGTCGCGAGGCGCTGCGCAATGTCGGTCAGGGCGTGCTGCTGGATGCAGTCACGGTCTACACCAACGTTCTCGCCAACCAATCGCTGGTCGAAGCCCAGCGCGCCAACGTGGAATTTCTGCAGGAAACGCTCGGCATCACCCAGAAGCGTCTGAATGCCGGCGACGTCACGCCAACCGACGCTGCGCAGGCCGAGGCACGTCTGAGCCGGGGTCGCGCCGATTTGAATGCCGCTGAGGTCAATCTGGCCGTCAGCCAAGCGACTTATCTTCAGGTCATCGGCAACGCGCCCACCGTGCTCCGCCCTGCCGAAGCCGTGGATCGCCTGCTGCCGCGCAGCCGCGATGACGCCACCGGGCAGGCCTTCCGCGGGCATCCTGCCGTGATGGCGGCAAGCTTCGATTTCGACGTCGCCACCACCTCGATCCGCGTCGCCGAAAGCAGCCTGATGCCGACCATCACGCTGCAGGGAAGCGTCAGCCGCAGCAAGGACTCGGATCCCACGCTTGGCACCCTCGGGACCGACCAGGCTTCCGTGACCGGCCAGCTCACGCAGCCGATCTATGATGGCGGCATGGCCGCCTCACAGACCCGGCAGGCTAAGGAAATCGCAGCGCAAAGCCGGCAGGTGCTGGACCAGGTTCGCAACCAGGCTCGCACCGCCGCGGTCGGCGCCTGGGTCGCCAATGAAGGTGCCAAGATTGCGGTCACGGCATCCGAAGCTGAAGTGCGCGCTGCCACCGTCGCGCTGCAGGGCGTGCAGCGAGAGGCGGCGGGCGGCCAGCGCACCACGGTCGACGTGCTTAACGCGCAGCAGGACCTGATCTTGGCAAAGGCGCGGCTGATCGGCGCGCAGCGCGACCGCGTCATCGCCTCCTATACGCTCTTGAGCGCAATCGGCCGGCTCGACGTCAAGAATCTCGGCCTCAAAACGCCGGACTATCTGCCGGAAGTACACTACCACCAGGTGCGCGACGCCTGGCACGGCCTGCGGACGCCGTCCGGGCAGTAGGTTGTTTAACGTACCCTCCCTGGAGGGGTCCGAGACGAGCGAAGCTCGCTCGTGGGTCGGCGGCTCGCATTGAGCGCAGCGAAATGCGAGACGGGGTGGGGTGATCTCTCCGCTCGGGCACTGTTGGATGTGGAGAGACCGTCACCCCACCCCGCCGCGCGTTGCACGCGCGTCGACCCTCCCCCTCCAGGGGAGGGTAAACAAGACCGCGCACGAGCAAAGCTGTGGCTGCCTCCGCCATCGGTCCTGCCAGATCATTCCGCAGATCGAGGACCCCGGCCTGTTCAACGACGCCCTGCTCAAGACAATTGGAAAACTCTAGACTGGCCCGAGATTCGAACCGGCCGGAGACATCATGGACATCATTAGATTGTGCGCCTGGGGCTACGCCGCCCTGCTCGGCTTCGTCATCCTCACCGGCTACATCCCGGCCTTCATCGATGCCAATGACATGATCTTCGGCCTGTTTCGCCGCACCTGGTATGCCGACGGGCTGCATCTGGTGTCGGCGCTATGGGCCGCAACTGCGGCGATGACCTCGCGTCGCGCCTCGGAATTGTTCTTTCAATTGTTCGGCGTGTTCTATTTTGCCGATGGCGTGCTCGGCCTGCTCACCGGCAGCGGCTATCTCGACTTCGGCATCCTGATCAACGGCGTCCTCAACCTGCCGCTCTCGACGCGGTTTTTCGCCAACGCGCCGCATCTCGCCCTCGGTGGCGTCGCGATCGTGATCGGCTATCTGCTCGCGCCGCGGACGCGGATCGCCGTTCATGCTTAGGTGGCTGCGGCGTATCCTGGCTGTCGTCGCGATCCTGATTGCGCTGACGGTGCTTTTGCCACTGGCCTATATCGAGGGCACGTGCCGGCCCGCGGCCAGCACATCGACCTCGACTGCGCCGGCCGTCACCCTGCCCGCCATCGATGAGCCGGGCTACCGACGCAAGCTGAACAACACGTTCTTCACGTTTCCCGAATGGTACATCGTCTACTCCTTCGAGGATTTCGGCCGCTTCCTCGATCGCTCCAGCGAAAGCCATTTCAACTATCTCGGCCACATCTTCGGCTTCTGGCGCAGCTTCTGCACCATCAATCGCGCCGTGCCCGCAACGGGAGAATCGCTGGCCGAAGTGAAGACGATGATTTACGTGATCGGCATCAGTTATTCCGTCGAATACGCCGTCAAGGGATTCTACGAGAATACGATCGGCCGCGCGTTCGAATGGATCAGGGGCGAGAAGCGCACCCCACAGGATGAGTTCGGCCGCGCCGTACTGCAGGACTATGCCGCGTTCCTCTACACTGTTCCCTGGTACAAATACCCAT
This region includes:
- a CDS encoding TolC family outer membrane protein, which codes for MTRRAARVGYVERRLLRSGIGLAAACLAFAAPAAHGESLPDALAKAYQTNPALNAERARQRATDENVPQALSGYRPQIVATLSAGFQAVRNLLPDNTVQSANLKPWTIGVTVSQTLFNGFRTANSVRVAELQVQAGREALRNVGQGVLLDAVTVYTNVLANQSLVEAQRANVEFLQETLGITQKRLNAGDVTPTDAAQAEARLSRGRADLNAAEVNLAVSQATYLQVIGNAPTVLRPAEAVDRLLPRSRDDATGQAFRGHPAVMAASFDFDVATTSIRVAESSLMPTITLQGSVSRSKDSDPTLGTLGTDQASVTGQLTQPIYDGGMAASQTRQAKEIAAQSRQVLDQVRNQARTAAVGAWVANEGAKIAVTASEAEVRAATVALQGVQREAAGGQRTTVDVLNAQQDLILAKARLIGAQRDRVIASYTLLSAIGRLDVKNLGLKTPDYLPEVHYHQVRDAWHGLRTPSGQ